A stretch of Hyalangium gracile DNA encodes these proteins:
- a CDS encoding TIGR02265 family protein, which produces MSTDSLHSCRIKGTVLISRLNMVRQHGGQARVEEVLKRLSPADQALLRKMILPINWYPLELNLRLDAAIADVLSPEDRMRAFMDMGRASADENLKGAQHVFVRPGEPHFLLSQAPQIYRFYYALGSRTYEKTGPKSATLRTFGAENVTETDCLTIVGWHQRAIELSGGRAVKVTHPRCVARGAPHCEYLCQWD; this is translated from the coding sequence ATGTCGACGGACTCTCTCCACAGCTGCCGCATCAAGGGCACGGTGCTCATTTCCCGGCTGAACATGGTGCGCCAGCACGGGGGACAGGCCCGGGTGGAGGAGGTGCTCAAGCGCCTGTCGCCCGCGGACCAGGCGCTGCTGCGGAAGATGATCCTTCCCATCAACTGGTACCCGCTGGAGCTCAACCTGCGCCTGGACGCGGCCATCGCGGACGTGCTGTCGCCCGAGGACCGGATGCGGGCCTTCATGGACATGGGCCGGGCCTCCGCGGACGAGAACCTCAAGGGCGCGCAGCACGTCTTCGTCCGGCCGGGCGAGCCGCACTTCCTGCTGAGCCAGGCGCCGCAGATCTACCGCTTCTATTACGCCTTGGGCTCGCGCACCTATGAGAAGACGGGGCCGAAGTCGGCCACCCTGCGCACCTTCGGCGCGGAGAACGTCACCGAGACGGACTGCCTCACCATCGTTGGCTGGCACCAGCGCGCCATCGAGCTGTCCGGCGGCAGGGCCGTGAAGGTGACCCACCCCAGGTGCGTGGCCCGTGGCGCGCCGCACTGCGAGTATCTCTGCCAGTGGGACTAG
- a CDS encoding peroxiredoxin → MIQVGDPAPEFTATDCQGHPFSLAALRGRRVVLFFFPRAFTIGCTIEIRAFRDNQARIEALGAQLVGVSVDSVSTQCAFAQQENIHFSLLGDEQRSISTAYDVLWPVLKVDRRVTFIIDPAGRVESIIRHEVRVYRHLDDVLKYLQAHPLPSAPSEGSHA, encoded by the coding sequence ATGATCCAGGTCGGAGATCCAGCGCCGGAGTTCACCGCCACCGATTGCCAGGGGCATCCCTTCTCCCTGGCCGCGCTGCGCGGACGGCGGGTGGTGCTCTTCTTCTTCCCCAGGGCCTTCACCATCGGCTGCACCATCGAGATCCGGGCCTTCCGCGACAACCAGGCCCGCATCGAGGCGCTGGGCGCCCAGCTGGTCGGCGTGTCCGTGGACTCGGTGAGCACCCAGTGCGCCTTCGCCCAGCAGGAGAACATCCACTTCTCCCTGCTCGGCGACGAGCAGCGCAGCATCAGCACCGCCTATGACGTGCTCTGGCCCGTGCTCAAGGTGGACCGGCGCGTCACCTTCATCATCGACCCCGCCGGCCGGGTGGAGTCCATCATCCGCCATGAGGTCCGCGTCTACCGCCACCTGGATGACGTGCTGAAGTACCTCCAGGCACACCCGCTCCCCTCTGCCCCGTCGGAAGGCTCACACGCCTAG